One part of the Vibrio palustris genome encodes these proteins:
- the rpmA gene encoding 50S ribosomal protein L27, whose product MAHKKAGGSTRNGRDSESKRLGVKRFGGESVLAGNIIVRQRGTKFHAGNNVGIGKDHTLFALSDGKVKFEVKGPKSRKFVSIDSE is encoded by the coding sequence ATGGCACACAAAAAAGCTGGTGGTTCTACTCGTAACGGTCGCGATTCAGAAAGTAAACGCCTAGGTGTTAAACGTTTCGGTGGCGAATCTGTTCTTGCAGGTAACATCATTGTTCGTCAACGTGGTACTAAATTCCACGCTGGTAACAACGTTGGTATCGGTAAAGACCACACTCTATTTGCTTTATCTGACGGTAAAGTTAAATTTGAAGTGAAAGGTCCTAAGAGCCGTAAATTCGTTAGCATCGATTCTGAATAA